The window CGGGACGCAATTGCTGTGGTTCGGTTTCAGCGGCGAAACCGTTGCCGCTCCCGATGACTTCCAAGCCGTTCAGATCTCCTATTGGACGGCCTCCGCTGTCCTCGTGGTCGTGTGGATGTGGGTGCTGTCCCTGATGGATTCTCGCGATCACCGCATCGTCGGCACCGGTAGTGGTGAGTACATTCGCATCATCGATGGCAGCCTGCGTCTTTTCGGCGGGGTGGCGATCGTGGCGTTCCTCCTTCGAGTCGACATCGCGCGCGGCTACCTGCTGATCGCCCTTCCTTTGGGAATCGCCATGCTCGTCGTAGAACGGGCCCTTTGGCGCCAGTGGCTCGTTGCGAATCGCTCGATGGGCCGATACTCCGCGCGTGTGCTTCTCGTCGGCTCAGAGCAATCGGTCTCGCACATCGCCCGCGAGCTCACGCGCGCACCAAGGGCGGGGTACTTCGTCGTCGGCGCTTGCGTTCCAACAGGCCTGGTGGGCGCGTCAATCCCAGGCACCGGAGTCCCGATTATGGGGAACGTCGATGCGGTGAAGAGAGCGATCGAGGTCACAGGCGCTGACACCGTCGCGATCACTAGCACGGACGAGCTCCCGCCGGACAAGGTCAAAGAGATCTCGTGGGGGCTCGAGGCGGGGCGTCAACACCTCATTCTCACGCCGAGCATCGTGGACATCGCAGGCCCGCGCATTCATATCCGCCCGGTGTCAGGCCTGCCCCTCATCCACGTCGAAACTCCCCGGTTCACGCGTGGTCAGCGATATGTGAAGCGAACCTTCGACCTGATTGTCGCCGGGGTTATCGTCGTCCTGCTGTCGCCCGTTCTCCTCGCAGTCGCAGTAGCAGTGGCAAGCACAAGTCCCGGCCCGCTCCTCTATCGCCAGCAGCGCATCGGGCTGAACGGAGAACCGTTCTGGATGCTCAAGTTCCGCTCGATGCGGGTGGGAGCCGACCAAGAGCTGAGAGCTCTCCTCGAGTCGCAGGGAACGAGCGAAAAGCCCTTGTTCAAAATTAAGGACGATCCCCGAATTACGCCGGTTGGTCGGTTCATCCGCAAATACTCTCTGGACGAGCTACCTCAGCTCTTCAACGTGCTCGGTGGGTCCATGAGTCTCGTTGGCCCCCGCCCCCAGATCGCCGCCGAGGTTGCGCTCTATAGCGATGCAGCCAAAAGGCGACTTCTCGCTCGACCGGGGCTAAGCGGGCTTTGGCAGGTGAGTGGGAGGTCAACTCTCGATTGGGAAGATGCCGTTCGGCTCGACCTCTACTACGTGGAAAACTGGAGCCTGATAGGAGATCTTACAATTCTTGTCAAGACCGTTCGGGCGGTAACTTCTCCCGGCCAGACGGCATCCTGAAACGGAAAAGTTATGCCACCCACTCCATTTACGTTGCTGACCGTCACGTACAACAGCGCCAAACCTCTTCGTCATCACTGGGCAGCGGGAGTTCCCCGGGGCCAGCGATGGATTGTGGTGGACAATGCTTCCAGCGACAACTCCGTCAGCGTCGCCAAGGATCTTGGGGCAGAAGTGATCCCCCTTGACCGCAACGTCGGCTTTGGACGCGCAAACAACATTGGCGCCCGACGCATCGATACAGAATTTGTAAGCATCGTAAATCCTGACGTCACAGTGGATTTCTCGACGATGCCGTATCTGGCTGATCAACTCAGAAACAATGAGCTTTTGCTGGCACCACAACTCGCATACCCCGACGGCACGCCTCAACCAAATGGTCGAGGACGCCCCTCGTTGACCAACAAGGTTCGACACAGAATTTCGCCGCGGCAATCTGAATCAGACGGCTACCGTA of the Microbacterium invictum genome contains:
- a CDS encoding sugar transferase, giving the protein MNATHTPIRSVGLSTTEAGSSGRTAPPQASWRKQYARRLWFSDLFVLVWSVYGTQLLWFGFSGETVAAPDDFQAVQISYWTASAVLVVVWMWVLSLMDSRDHRIVGTGSGEYIRIIDGSLRLFGGVAIVAFLLRVDIARGYLLIALPLGIAMLVVERALWRQWLVANRSMGRYSARVLLVGSEQSVSHIARELTRAPRAGYFVVGACVPTGLVGASIPGTGVPIMGNVDAVKRAIEVTGADTVAITSTDELPPDKVKEISWGLEAGRQHLILTPSIVDIAGPRIHIRPVSGLPLIHVETPRFTRGQRYVKRTFDLIVAGVIVVLLSPVLLAVAVAVASTSPGPLLYRQQRIGLNGEPFWMLKFRSMRVGADQELRALLESQGTSEKPLFKIKDDPRITPVGRFIRKYSLDELPQLFNVLGGSMSLVGPRPQIAAEVALYSDAAKRRLLARPGLSGLWQVSGRSTLDWEDAVRLDLYYVENWSLIGDLTILVKTVRAVTSPGQTAS
- a CDS encoding glycosyltransferase gives rise to the protein MPPTPFTLLTVTYNSAKPLRHHWAAGVPRGQRWIVVDNASSDNSVSVAKDLGAEVIPLDRNVGFGRANNIGARRIDTEFVSIVNPDVTVDFSTMPYLADQLRNNELLLAPQLAYPDGTPQPNGRGRPSLTNKVRHRISPRQSESDGYRIVAGPDEQVEVDWLMGAAISMRMESWEKLGGFDERFFVYYEDIDLGLRAAELGIRRVVDGAIRWTHGWAREASGFNLRGWKLEAASASKFYRKYPSLLVGTKNV